A genomic region of Psychrobacter sp. M13 contains the following coding sequences:
- a CDS encoding YbaN family protein translates to MTDNKKSFYYRPKTNQSANPTVRWTFLIMGWIFFVLGIVGVLLPVMPTAPFILLAAGCWARSSRRFHFWLINHRFFGKFVRDWENNHAVPRYAKFLATIMMAASTIMLFYKLPDQIAWMAWVVAAVCTGVAIYLFRLPNA, encoded by the coding sequence ATGACCGACAACAAAAAGTCCTTTTATTATCGTCCTAAAACCAACCAATCGGCTAACCCTACGGTACGCTGGACGTTTTTGATCATGGGTTGGATATTCTTCGTACTTGGCATCGTTGGTGTACTACTACCCGTAATGCCGACGGCGCCCTTTATACTATTAGCGGCGGGCTGCTGGGCGCGTAGCTCACGGCGTTTTCACTTTTGGCTGATTAATCATCGATTCTTTGGTAAGTTCGTTCGTGACTGGGAGAACAATCATGCCGTACCGCGCTATGCTAAATTCTTAGCGACTATCATGATGGCGGCTTCTACTATTATGCTTTTTTATAAACTGCCTGATCAGATAGCCTGGATGGCTTGGGTCGTGGCGGCAGTTTGTACCGGGGTGGCTATTTATCTGTTTAGATTACCAAATGCTTGA
- a CDS encoding sterol desaturase family protein, with product MSKLLRKHFEDREIKKGSGQVSAFVAVSLGILATLGALCFLFPNLLTTPDFRPLYDANILRGLLFASVVIGFVSGVISLLRNPSKRWGMAGMLLNAFAALLASGQIEPNYYDRSMYAGLDYFILTLLISALVFIPMERFYAKYKEQKLLRSGWVTDIKYFMFSHLGIQLLSFFTIIPAQILFNQWLNPSWHQLVSGQPLVLQFIEILIVVDFFSYWIHRTMHKVPSLWRIHAVHHSSHHMDWLAASRVHVFELIVNRFVGYIPLLFMGFSPAATYAYLVFISFHAIFIHANVRFRFPYFRWLLATPEFHHWHHSSEKEAWDKNFAAFLPIYDVLFKTAHLPEHLPKKYGTTANTKIPEGFVAQLIYPLQRKQRKKS from the coding sequence ATGAGCAAACTACTCCGAAAGCACTTTGAAGACCGTGAAATAAAAAAAGGCTCAGGGCAAGTGTCTGCCTTCGTTGCGGTGTCTTTGGGCATACTTGCCACGCTTGGCGCTCTGTGTTTTTTATTCCCCAATCTGCTTACCACACCAGATTTTAGACCCTTATATGATGCCAATATTTTACGAGGCCTATTGTTTGCCAGTGTGGTTATTGGCTTTGTGTCGGGTGTTATTAGTCTACTACGCAATCCGTCTAAGCGCTGGGGCATGGCGGGTATGTTACTCAATGCCTTTGCAGCGCTGCTCGCATCAGGACAGATCGAGCCCAATTACTATGACCGTAGTATGTATGCAGGCTTGGACTATTTTATTTTAACGCTGTTGATTTCGGCGCTGGTGTTTATTCCTATGGAGCGGTTTTATGCCAAATATAAAGAACAAAAGTTGTTGCGATCGGGCTGGGTAACCGACATTAAATACTTTATGTTTAGCCATTTGGGTATTCAGTTACTCAGTTTTTTTACTATCATTCCTGCACAGATTTTATTTAATCAATGGCTCAATCCCTCATGGCATCAGCTGGTAAGCGGTCAGCCTTTAGTGCTGCAATTTATAGAGATTTTGATTGTGGTGGATTTTTTTAGTTACTGGATTCATCGCACGATGCACAAAGTCCCGTCGCTATGGCGCATACATGCCGTGCATCATTCTTCGCATCACATGGACTGGCTGGCGGCAAGTCGGGTGCATGTATTTGAGCTGATTGTGAATCGTTTTGTCGGTTATATTCCCTTATTGTTTATGGGCTTCTCTCCAGCGGCAACTTATGCTTATTTAGTATTTATCTCTTTTCACGCCATCTTTATTCATGCCAATGTACGTTTCCGCTTTCCGTATTTTCGCTGGCTGCTTGCAACGCCAGAGTTTCATCATTGGCATCATTCCTCAGAAAAAGAAGCGTGGGACAAAAACTTTGCCGCCTTTTTACCCATTTATGATGTGCTATTTAAAACCGCTCATCTGCCAGAGCATTTACCCAAAAAATATGGTACGACAGCCAATACAAAAATACCAGAGGGCTTCGTGGCGCAGTTGATATATCCGCTGCAACGTAAACAACGTAAGAAAAGTTGA
- a CDS encoding TerD family protein, which produces MNHPTVGQRAPLSSLAIDDTTPITLKFTRQSPIEMDVSCFALDAAGKLIHDDYMVFYNQPTSPCKQIRA; this is translated from the coding sequence ATGAACCATCCCACCGTCGGACAACGCGCGCCTTTAAGTAGCCTTGCTATTGACGATACCACACCAATAACGCTTAAGTTCACTCGCCAAAGCCCAATAGAGATGGACGTCAGCTGCTTTGCCTTAGATGCCGCGGGCAAACTGATCCATGATGATTACATGGTGTTTTATAATCAGCCAACTTCGCCTTGCAAGCAAATAAGAGCCTAA
- a CDS encoding valine--tRNA ligase: MTIPNSKTNLTHSIQAALSQLENAYNPSDVEAGMYQNWEESGYFQPTFDKDESFSIALPPPNVTGSLHMGHGFNNAIMDALTRFHRMDGDNTLWQPGTDHAGIATQMVVERRLNAEGIKRHDLGREEFINKVWEWKEESGDNITTQIRRLGSSVDWSRERFTMDDGLSNAVKEVFVRLFDDGLIYRGKRLVNWDPKFQTALSDLEVENHDEKGSLWHFRYHFTDSDTTTQDGKNYLVVATTRPETLLGDTAVAVNPSDERYAHLIGKTITLPITGRVVPIVADDYVDIEFGTGCVKITPAHDFNDYDLGRRHELPLINMLDGHANILANMEVYPDLQTRDPMLEATPSDHNGVTYAGVERFAARKQIVEQAKAQDWLEDIEDYALKAPRGDRSGVIVEPWLTDQWYVAVEKLAKPAIDAVENGDIEFVPAQYKNMYMAWMTDLQDWCISRQLWWGHRIPAWYDEEGTIYVARDEAEVRSKYNLSDDIKLRQDDDVLDTWFSSGLWTFSTLGWADPSADRKVLETFHPTSVLVTGFDIIFFWVARMIMMTMHFVKNEDGTPQVPFKTVYVHGLVRDGNGQKMSKSKGNVLDPIDIIDGIDLETLVEKRTSNMMNPKDAAKIEKQTRKEFPEGIAAYGTDALRFTFTSLASTGRDINFDLKRVEGYRNFCNKIWNASRFVLMNCVDKEGSAKPIDQTANVEVWELPEKWIMSRLNSSIKNIHQHFNQYRLDMVSHDIYDFIWNEYCDWYVELAKASLNDDSVSDERKAQIRYVLLHVLETALRFTHPIMPYLTEQIWQTIAPLLDRKDTDSIVIAAFPKTDNAQISEQVEADMEWLQQLIASVRNIRGEMKLGNAVRLPVLLQNISADEDARLSRIANQFKALAKVESLAIVKAGDDVPLSSSSMIGQLRVLVPMKGLIDPTAELARLGKSYDKLKGQAEGIARKLGNEGFVSKAPVEVVDAEKAKLAELEGQLTAMTAQMEQLKAL, translated from the coding sequence ATGACTATTCCTAATTCTAAAACCAACCTCACTCACTCTATTCAAGCCGCCCTCAGCCAGTTAGAAAACGCCTATAATCCCAGCGATGTCGAAGCAGGAATGTACCAAAACTGGGAAGAGAGCGGTTATTTTCAACCGACCTTTGATAAAGACGAATCGTTCTCTATTGCCTTGCCACCGCCAAACGTGACAGGCTCGCTACATATGGGACACGGCTTTAACAATGCCATTATGGATGCGTTGACCCGTTTCCACCGTATGGATGGCGATAATACTTTATGGCAGCCAGGCACCGATCACGCGGGTATCGCCACCCAAATGGTCGTTGAGCGTCGTCTCAACGCCGAAGGTATCAAGCGTCATGATTTAGGTCGTGAAGAGTTTATTAATAAGGTTTGGGAGTGGAAAGAGGAGTCGGGCGATAATATTACTACGCAGATTCGTCGTTTAGGTAGCTCAGTCGATTGGTCACGTGAGCGCTTTACCATGGATGATGGCCTATCCAACGCGGTAAAAGAAGTATTCGTACGTCTGTTCGATGATGGCTTAATTTATCGCGGTAAGCGTCTAGTCAATTGGGATCCTAAGTTTCAAACGGCATTATCAGATTTAGAAGTTGAGAACCATGATGAAAAAGGCTCACTTTGGCATTTCCGCTATCACTTTACCGATAGCGATACCACTACCCAAGATGGCAAAAACTATCTAGTAGTTGCGACAACACGTCCTGAAACTTTATTGGGTGATACGGCAGTCGCGGTCAATCCAAGTGATGAGCGTTATGCACACTTGATTGGCAAAACTATTACCTTGCCGATTACTGGACGAGTGGTGCCTATCGTCGCTGATGATTATGTCGATATCGAGTTTGGTACAGGTTGTGTCAAAATAACCCCAGCTCATGATTTTAATGACTACGATCTAGGTCGTCGTCATGAGTTGCCATTGATTAATATGCTTGATGGACATGCTAATATTTTAGCAAATATGGAAGTGTACCCTGATCTACAAACCCGTGATCCTATGTTAGAGGCCACACCAAGCGATCATAATGGCGTGACTTATGCTGGCGTTGAGCGTTTTGCTGCTCGCAAACAAATCGTAGAACAAGCAAAAGCGCAAGACTGGTTAGAGGATATCGAAGACTACGCGCTAAAAGCGCCACGCGGTGATCGTAGTGGTGTCATCGTTGAGCCATGGTTGACAGATCAGTGGTATGTCGCGGTTGAAAAGCTCGCTAAACCTGCTATCGATGCGGTAGAGAACGGCGATATTGAGTTTGTGCCTGCGCAATACAAAAATATGTATATGGCGTGGATGACCGACTTGCAGGACTGGTGTATCAGCCGTCAGCTTTGGTGGGGACATCGTATTCCTGCTTGGTATGATGAGGAAGGCACTATTTATGTTGCCCGGGATGAGGCCGAAGTACGCAGCAAATACAATCTAAGCGACGATATAAAATTGCGCCAAGATGATGACGTGCTCGATACGTGGTTTAGCTCTGGTCTATGGACGTTTAGCACGCTCGGTTGGGCTGATCCGTCAGCTGATAGAAAGGTATTAGAGACCTTCCACCCGACTAGCGTACTGGTCACAGGTTTTGACATTATCTTCTTTTGGGTGGCGCGCATGATCATGATGACCATGCACTTTGTGAAAAACGAAGACGGCACGCCGCAAGTACCATTTAAAACCGTCTATGTGCATGGTCTTGTACGTGATGGTAATGGCCAGAAGATGTCCAAGTCTAAAGGTAACGTCCTCGATCCTATCGATATTATCGACGGTATCGATTTAGAGACGCTAGTCGAAAAACGTACTAGCAATATGATGAACCCAAAAGACGCCGCCAAAATTGAGAAGCAAACGCGCAAGGAGTTCCCAGAGGGTATCGCAGCTTATGGTACGGATGCGCTACGTTTTACTTTCACCTCCTTAGCGAGTACAGGACGTGATATCAATTTTGATCTTAAACGCGTCGAGGGCTATCGCAACTTCTGTAATAAAATCTGGAACGCTAGCCGTTTCGTCTTAATGAATTGTGTCGATAAAGAGGGTAGTGCCAAGCCTATCGACCAAACGGCTAACGTGGAAGTTTGGGAGCTACCCGAAAAGTGGATCATGAGCCGTCTCAATTCCAGTATCAAAAATATTCATCAGCATTTCAATCAGTATCGCCTTGATATGGTCAGCCATGATATTTATGACTTTATCTGGAATGAATACTGTGATTGGTATGTTGAGCTTGCCAAAGCCAGCTTGAATGATGACTCGGTATCGGATGAGCGTAAAGCACAAATCCGCTATGTACTCTTGCATGTGCTAGAGACCGCATTACGCTTTACCCATCCGATTATGCCGTATTTGACTGAGCAAATTTGGCAAACTATCGCGCCACTATTAGATCGTAAAGATACTGATAGTATAGTGATCGCTGCTTTCCCTAAAACGGATAACGCGCAAATCAGCGAGCAAGTCGAGGCTGATATGGAGTGGCTACAACAGCTCATTGCCAGCGTGCGTAATATCCGTGGTGAGATGAAGCTGGGTAATGCGGTACGTTTGCCAGTGCTGCTACAAAATATCTCAGCGGATGAAGATGCGCGTTTATCACGTATTGCCAATCAGTTTAAAGCGCTTGCCAAAGTTGAAAGCTTAGCAATAGTAAAAGCAGGTGATGATGTTCCTTTGTCATCATCCAGTATGATTGGGCAGCTGCGTGTGCTGGTGCCAATGAAAGGGCTAATTGATCCAACCGCTGAGCTAGCTCGTTTGGGTAAGTCATATGATAAGTTGAAAGGTCAAGCCGAAGGTATCGCGCGTAAGCTAGGTAATGAAGGCTTTGTCAGTAAAGCACCTGTGGAAGTGGTCGATGCGGAAAAGGCAAAACTGGCTGAGTTAGAAGGGCAGTTGACCGCGATGACGGCGCAGATGGAGCAGTTGAAAGCGTTGTAA
- a CDS encoding formate/nitrite transporter family protein, translating to MPKTPKSTSPDSSKMSKDDNSSKTAATENLEDHDFSETISEEDVDTIKKVANDDNLSKPKSYASILVEQVIDAKETFNRSLGSLFTSAFTAGLEIGFSLFVILSAFALLSEVVPSHYAMVLSSLLYPLGFIIVVIGQSLLFTEQTSLLSLPVLNGIEPLHKLLRLWGIVIAGNIVGGCLFAALMIGLGINMDLFSVADIDAYAQHVLDFKWWVIFGSSILAGWMMGVAAWLVTSARDTISRIVLVTLITGSIGFLGLHHSIVGNIEVFSALMYGDTVSLPSYLLFLIIVLVGNTIGGVVFVAILKNRTFLFDVAKVKEQAEDDKKESMNSRMR from the coding sequence GTGCCCAAAACCCCTAAGTCAACCAGCCCTGATTCTAGCAAAATGAGCAAAGATGATAACAGTAGTAAAACGGCTGCTACCGAAAACCTAGAAGATCACGATTTCTCCGAAACTATTAGTGAAGAAGACGTTGATACCATCAAAAAAGTCGCCAACGATGACAACCTAAGCAAGCCTAAAAGCTATGCTAGCATCTTAGTTGAGCAAGTCATTGATGCCAAAGAAACCTTTAATCGCTCTTTAGGCTCCTTGTTTACTAGCGCTTTTACTGCAGGGCTAGAGATTGGCTTTAGCTTATTTGTCATTCTATCCGCCTTTGCACTATTGAGCGAAGTAGTGCCCAGCCACTACGCGATGGTTTTATCCTCCCTGCTCTATCCATTGGGCTTTATCATCGTCGTCATCGGTCAGTCGTTGTTATTCACTGAGCAAACCTCATTGTTGAGCCTACCTGTACTCAATGGTATCGAGCCTTTGCACAAGCTATTACGACTTTGGGGCATTGTCATCGCAGGTAATATTGTCGGTGGCTGTCTGTTTGCTGCACTGATGATTGGCCTTGGTATTAACATGGATTTGTTTAGCGTGGCTGACATTGATGCTTACGCCCAGCACGTCTTAGACTTTAAGTGGTGGGTGATATTTGGTAGTTCAATTCTAGCAGGTTGGATGATGGGCGTGGCTGCGTGGCTAGTGACCTCTGCACGCGATACCATTAGTCGTATCGTGCTAGTCACTTTAATTACGGGAAGTATTGGGTTTTTAGGTTTGCACCACAGTATTGTCGGTAATATCGAGGTGTTTTCAGCCTTAATGTATGGTGATACGGTGAGCTTACCCAGCTATTTACTATTTTTAATCATAGTATTAGTCGGTAATACTATCGGCGGCGTGGTATTTGTCGCGATACTCAAAAACCGAACGTTTTTGTTTGATGTTGCCAAAGTAAAAGAGCAAGCTGAGGATGATAAAAAAGAGAGCATGAATTCACGAATGCGTTAA
- a CDS encoding YbjQ family protein gives MNNSFTQMLLNYAPLLVLFVVGWFFGARHERQHLVRLKVAELELRYIIVSTERFYQPKMNPDTQGELVLGSVVIAQDYFKMIIARVLSLFGKNLTTYETLLDRARREAIVRMRIQAQAAGYNHIYGLRLEVSNINQLGSMVEAIAYGTAVVSIEH, from the coding sequence ATGAATAACTCTTTTACCCAAATGCTGCTTAACTATGCGCCACTGCTAGTACTGTTCGTAGTGGGCTGGTTTTTTGGCGCGCGTCATGAGCGTCAGCATTTAGTCCGCCTGAAGGTAGCTGAGCTTGAGCTACGCTATATTATCGTATCGACTGAGCGCTTTTATCAGCCCAAAATGAATCCTGATACTCAAGGCGAGCTGGTACTAGGTAGCGTGGTCATTGCACAGGATTACTTCAAGATGATCATCGCCCGTGTGCTCAGTCTCTTCGGCAAAAACCTAACGACTTATGAGACGCTACTTGATCGTGCCCGTCGTGAGGCTATTGTACGTATGCGGATACAAGCACAAGCTGCAGGCTATAACCATATCTACGGCTTACGCCTAGAGGTCAGTAATATCAATCAATTGGGCAGTATGGTTGAAGCCATTGCTTATGGTACGGCGGTAGTTAGTATTGAGCACTAA
- a CDS encoding YbjQ family protein, whose protein sequence is MTVQLSNLEHLPNYQITERLDVVYGSTVRSKHVGKDLFAGLKNIVGGELTAYTELLEESRQEAIDRMIVKAEALGADAVVGLRFSTSSIAQGASELFVYGTAVKAVPMQQQPSYQPSSGPHDSSGHYSSNSTSPQQPDTAVEDLPRFNPFG, encoded by the coding sequence ATGACCGTGCAACTCTCCAATCTTGAGCACCTGCCGAACTATCAGATTACTGAGCGCTTAGATGTGGTTTATGGTAGTACGGTACGCTCAAAACACGTTGGCAAAGATCTTTTTGCGGGTCTCAAAAACATCGTCGGTGGTGAGTTGACTGCTTACACTGAGCTATTAGAAGAGTCGCGCCAAGAGGCGATAGATCGTATGATCGTCAAAGCCGAGGCGCTAGGCGCTGACGCGGTAGTAGGTTTAAGATTTTCGACCTCTAGCATCGCTCAAGGTGCTTCTGAATTGTTTGTCTATGGCACGGCAGTCAAGGCTGTTCCTATGCAGCAGCAACCTAGCTATCAGCCATCAAGCGGCCCACATGACTCATCTGGACACTATTCATCAAATTCAACCAGTCCGCAGCAACCCGACACCGCTGTTGAAGATCTGCCTCGTTTTAACCCTTTTGGCTAA
- a CDS encoding UPF0149 family protein: MSNPMSFDALLDYLDNQESQYVLDSVAMHGFLTATVIGPNLPNWLEALFEGQTSKIPENVVDGIKRWRKSIMDELKNETPIALPFNEDAGNEEVKVDFSDESDLVAWSIGFVDAMYADEATDWLENEENADDVAVLTLPMIVLSGIDDEDPELVQMRGDDDKMAQMANSIEGNLTELFLLFHTND; the protein is encoded by the coding sequence ATGAGCAATCCAATGAGCTTTGATGCTTTACTAGATTATTTAGACAATCAAGAGAGTCAATATGTGCTCGATAGCGTGGCTATGCACGGGTTTTTGACGGCTACCGTTATTGGTCCAAATCTACCAAATTGGCTAGAGGCGCTATTTGAAGGCCAAACCAGCAAGATTCCAGAAAACGTCGTTGACGGGATCAAGCGCTGGCGCAAATCTATTATGGATGAGCTCAAAAACGAGACGCCTATCGCGCTGCCCTTCAATGAAGATGCGGGCAATGAAGAGGTCAAAGTAGACTTCTCTGATGAGTCGGATTTGGTCGCTTGGTCTATTGGTTTCGTCGATGCGATGTATGCTGATGAGGCTACTGATTGGTTAGAAAACGAAGAAAATGCTGACGATGTAGCAGTACTAACGCTACCTATGATCGTCCTCAGTGGTATCGATGACGAAGACCCTGAGCTTGTGCAAATGCGTGGCGACGATGACAAGATGGCACAAATGGCCAACAGCATCGAAGGTAACTTAACTGAGCTATTCTTGTTGTTTCATACTAATGACTGA
- a CDS encoding PA3496 family putative envelope integrity protein, with protein MSDADIDDDFDDDFSDDDDAKMVEEAETSVRTRLSSLEKRRLIDNLLEEKRLAKELKDELDDLDSLDDSWDEDDDWDDEDD; from the coding sequence ATGAGCGATGCTGATATCGACGACGATTTTGATGATGATTTTAGTGACGATGATGATGCAAAGATGGTCGAAGAGGCTGAGACTAGTGTCCGTACGCGCTTGAGCAGCCTTGAGAAGCGTCGTCTAATAGATAACTTATTAGAAGAAAAGCGTCTGGCAAAAGAGCTCAAAGATGAGCTTGATGATTTAGATAGCCTAGACGATAGCTGGGATGAAGATGATGACTGGGATGATGAAGACGATTGA
- the serB gene encoding phosphoserine phosphatase SerB — protein sequence MPKKISYSLPKDSKAWQQAVDSIAELLPDDIGLRDFDALQSLPLFAVIVVLPVQVSALDIHQYIQSWVDEQPNWHLVTVAEDTEANYIDISVDSSVNTPNPAYVTTSDADAHDSSNVSIVVNSNQNPALLPIIKAQVFRYLLVPVSDTLMHPAKKTAAAHMIDEQLTSRLRHDLATHHQTQSAIGSDAAMATAFNSADLVDCHILSVGHMLRTHKLACFDMDSTLIEQEVIVELAKTAGVGMQVEAITEAAMRGEIDFDDSFAQRVALLKGVPTHVLDEICARLTLSTGARTTISALKALGYHTILVSGGFTYFARYIAEQLGIDEVHANNLDIDEDEVSGHIQLPIINGEKKAAIVAHTAERLGIAMSQVVCVGDGANDLPMMAIADLGVAYRAKSIVQARADAAVNVTGLEGVLYALGYPALVANA from the coding sequence ATGCCAAAAAAAATATCGTATTCGTTACCAAAAGACAGCAAAGCATGGCAACAAGCCGTTGATTCTATTGCTGAGCTATTACCTGATGATATTGGTCTGCGTGATTTTGATGCGCTACAATCCCTGCCCTTATTTGCAGTCATTGTCGTGCTACCCGTACAAGTATCAGCGTTAGATATTCATCAGTATATCCAGTCTTGGGTCGATGAGCAGCCCAATTGGCATCTTGTGACCGTAGCAGAAGATACTGAAGCCAATTATATAGATATCTCTGTAGACTCTAGCGTTAATACGCCCAATCCTGCGTATGTGACTACTAGTGATGCAGACGCTCATGATAGTTCAAATGTGAGTATCGTAGTAAATTCAAATCAGAATCCTGCGTTGCTCCCAATTATTAAAGCACAGGTATTTCGCTACTTACTCGTACCTGTCAGCGATACCCTAATGCATCCTGCCAAGAAGACTGCTGCTGCGCATATGATTGATGAGCAGTTGACCTCACGCCTGCGTCACGACTTGGCAACGCATCATCAAACGCAAAGTGCAATAGGCAGCGATGCGGCAATGGCGACAGCTTTTAATAGCGCAGACTTAGTCGATTGTCATATTTTATCAGTAGGTCATATGCTGCGTACCCATAAGCTAGCTTGCTTTGACATGGATTCCACTCTTATTGAGCAAGAGGTTATTGTTGAGCTTGCCAAGACTGCTGGGGTCGGCATGCAAGTCGAAGCCATTACCGAGGCTGCAATGCGAGGTGAGATTGATTTTGATGACTCCTTTGCTCAGCGCGTAGCGTTACTCAAAGGGGTTCCAACTCACGTGCTTGATGAGATCTGCGCGCGGCTTACACTATCGACAGGAGCACGTACGACTATTAGCGCCCTCAAAGCCTTAGGCTATCATACAATACTAGTCTCTGGTGGCTTTACCTATTTTGCTCGTTATATTGCTGAACAACTAGGGATAGATGAAGTGCATGCCAATAATCTAGATATCGATGAAGATGAGGTGAGCGGTCATATCCAGCTGCCTATCATCAATGGTGAAAAAAAGGCAGCTATCGTCGCGCACACCGCAGAGCGTTTAGGGATTGCTATGTCGCAAGTAGTCTGTGTCGGTGATGGTGCTAATGACTTGCCCATGATGGCAATTGCCGATTTAGGCGTCGCCTATCGAGCCAAGTCTATCGTCCAAGCGCGTGCTGACGCAGCTGTCAATGTCACAGGACTTGAGGGTGTTCTATATGCTTTAGGTTATCCTGCGCTAGTCGCTAATGCATAA
- a CDS encoding DUF368 domain-containing protein, with the protein MTASKPDEALSESTSTSSNQTLDSVAPTHDSAKQFFAVYIKGMAMGAADIVPGVSGGTIALIAGIYQRLINALGSIGPNLWSVFRRQGSIKGFMEVWRQVDATFLLFLLLGIGTSIVTLAGIIKGLLDNQPLLIWSFFFGLVVATVLLLLTEIKRWNAARAGLFITGLVVAVVISSLPLLAGSPSLPYLFFAGAIAICAMILPGVSGSFILLLLGAYDTVLEAVHTFDLTTIITLMAGMLTGLLLFTRILKWLLSRYYQATLALLTGFIAGSLVKVWPWKVDALGSLNAEAITNVAPWAYPTGAHWLTTLSLMLLGAVLVSLLSWWGHRTNHSKLIDE; encoded by the coding sequence ATGACGGCATCAAAGCCTGATGAAGCTTTATCAGAATCAACGTCAACTTCGTCGAACCAAACACTTGATAGCGTAGCGCCGACTCACGATAGCGCCAAGCAGTTTTTTGCTGTTTATATTAAAGGTATGGCGATGGGCGCTGCTGACATTGTCCCAGGTGTCTCTGGCGGCACCATTGCGCTGATTGCAGGTATCTATCAGCGCCTGATTAATGCGCTAGGTAGTATTGGCCCTAATCTGTGGTCAGTATTTCGCAGACAAGGTAGCATCAAGGGCTTTATGGAAGTATGGCGACAAGTTGATGCTACTTTTTTATTATTTCTGCTATTAGGTATTGGCACTAGCATCGTCACTTTAGCAGGTATTATCAAAGGCTTGCTCGACAATCAACCACTACTGATTTGGTCGTTCTTTTTTGGTCTAGTGGTAGCGACAGTACTACTCTTGCTAACTGAAATAAAACGCTGGAATGCTGCGCGCGCAGGATTATTTATCACAGGCTTAGTAGTCGCAGTTGTCATTAGTAGTTTGCCGCTACTGGCAGGCAGTCCAAGCTTACCCTATCTGTTTTTTGCAGGCGCTATTGCTATTTGTGCGATGATCCTACCGGGAGTATCTGGATCCTTTATCTTATTGCTGTTAGGCGCTTATGATACGGTTTTGGAGGCGGTACATACCTTTGATTTGACGACTATCATTACTTTAATGGCGGGTATGCTCACAGGGCTATTGCTATTTACCCGCATACTAAAATGGCTACTATCGCGCTATTATCAGGCCACGCTGGCGCTGCTTACTGGCTTTATTGCAGGCTCATTAGTAAAGGTTTGGCCTTGGAAAGTAGATGCTTTGGGCAGTCTAAACGCTGAGGCTATCACTAATGTTGCACCTTGGGCGTACCCTACTGGCGCTCATTGGCTCACCACGCTAAGTCTTATGTTATTAGGCGCAGTATTGGTATCATTACTGTCTTGGTGGGGACATCGGACTAATCATTCAAAGCTTATTGACGAATAA
- the aciT gene encoding AciT family ciprofloxacin tolerance protein produces MMLLTLLSSSTLASISVGSLSGAAILGYGLLASLIFAIALSSQRWLLWYVLGGVLYWLAVEIIQSLLISWTTLSQWHTYVVAMGISWLPLFAWVLYRAVRYEDVSPTLQQQRELEAARYVEHSPIYDDDYTPRFE; encoded by the coding sequence ATGATGCTTTTGACACTATTATCGAGTAGCACTCTAGCCAGTATTTCTGTAGGCTCTCTAAGCGGCGCGGCTATACTAGGCTATGGCTTATTAGCCAGTTTGATTTTTGCCATCGCCCTATCCTCTCAGCGCTGGCTACTTTGGTATGTACTCGGCGGCGTCCTCTACTGGCTAGCTGTTGAGATTATTCAGAGCCTATTGATAAGCTGGACGACATTGTCCCAATGGCATACGTATGTCGTGGCTATGGGTATTAGTTGGCTGCCATTATTTGCTTGGGTGCTCTATCGCGCCGTGCGTTATGAGGATGTTAGCCCTACTTTGCAGCAACAGCGCGAGCTTGAGGCTGCGCGTTATGTTGAGCATAGCCCTATTTATGATGATGATTATACGCCACGCTTTGAGTAG